The Phormidium sp. PBR-2020 DNA segment TGGTTTCCACCACCCGATATTGAGCCAACCGCAAACTAGGATTACTGTGAAACTGCCCCTGCAAGCGGCCCCGAAAGCGGCCATCCCGGCGCAAAAACAGGGTTTCCACGCCACTATCTAATAACAGGGCGATCGCCGCCCCCGTCAACTGCACCCCCGGCAACACCACCACCAACTCAATCTCCGCCAAACGACAACTGCGCTGCCAAGTTCCCCGTTTCAAGTCCAGAGTTTGATTCTTCGCACTCACCACCGTTCCCGGTTCCGTCAAATAGAGGGTGGTCATGGCCACAATTCCCCAAAAAGTACGTCTCTATATATATCAGAACTACTAGAAGATGCTCCTTCCAAGATAATCCCATAGAATTCTCCCAATATCACCCCCATCCCCAAAACCCCCCATTGCCTCTTGCCGGAAGAGGGCGACCATAAAGGTACGCCCCTACGTCTTTTGTTTTGCCTATTGCCTCTATAATTGCAACCAACCCGTCCTGTTTGAGATTGACCTATGGGAGTCACCGCCCCCCCTTGGAAGCCAACCAGCGAACTCGTGGGCCTCGACTTTAACCTCGACCCCCAAGACACCGCCAACCTCTTCCCCCAATATGCCATCGGACTCCATGCCTGGTTTCTCGACTGCGTGCGCCAAACCCAACCAGACCTCTCGGCCAAACTGCACGACTCCCCCGAGGAAAAGGCCTTCACCCTCTCCCCCCTCCTCGGAGAGGTTCCCGTCATCGGCCGCCAACTGCATATCCAGCAACATCAGGCCTATCATTGGCGACTGACCCTGTTTTCCACCCCCCTGGTGACCTGGGCCCAAACCTGGCTAACCCGTCTCCCCAAAACCCTCGACCTGCGTTGTTTGCGGTTCAATCTGCGATCGCCCCAACTCAGCCTCGCCCCCACCACCTATGCCCAACTCTACCAAACGCCCCCCCAGCGACGCCTGGCCCTCAGCTTCGTGTCCCCCACCAGCTTTCGCCATCGCGGTCATCACCTGCCCCTCCCCAACCCCGTCAACCTCTTCCACAGCTATCTAAGGCGCTGGAATGACTTTTCAGGCATTTTCATCGAACCCGACCCCTTCCTGGACTGGATAGATAGCCATGTGAGCCTATCTCGCCATGACATCCAATCCAGTAAAATTGCCGCCGGCAAGCGAGGCTCTGTCACCGGCTTTACCGGGTCCATCGAACTGACCCTCGCCGCCGCTGGCGCCCGCCAGAATCCCGACTTTGCCCAACTGTTCACCGCCCTAATCCACTATGCCCCCTATTGCGGCACGGGCCATAAAACCACCTTTGGCCTCGGACAAACCCGCCTCGGTTGGCAACAGTCCCAGTCCGCGCCGCCCCCGGTCCAAGTCCAGCTGGGCGATCGCATTGCCGAAATCAGCGACCAACTCCTCAGCCAACAGAAACGTCCCGAGGGCGATCGCGCCCGTCACGTCTGCCAAACCCGGGCCACCATCCTAGCCCGGCGAGAGTTCGGCGAATCCCTAACGGCGATCGCCCAAGACCTAGAAATGCCCTACGAAACCGTCAAAACCTATGCCAAACTCGCCCGCCGCAGCCTCAACGCCCCGTCCAACCCTGAGAAAACTTGAAGAGGGGTCTTCAACCCAGGGTGTATGATGACACTCAAGTTAATCAACGTCCCTGAACCCACTTTGGAAGCAATTGTTATGAAACGTAAAATCTAAATAAAAGGCGATCGATGAGCGAAAACCGGCAAAACCCCTGATAAGGTGACTCCATCCAGAGACTATCCCCATATCCCAACGGGCGATCGCCCAATCCCGCTCAATTCTTCGCTGAATTTCCAAACATTCCCAGCCGAACCCGCCTAGCTAAATCTACCGACTCCTTTCTATGACGGCTTCCCCCTACCTGGTTCTCCTAGAAACCTCTGGAAATCAGAACTTCATCTTCTCCACCAACAAACTCAAAGAGAACATCGGCGCCTCGGAACTGACCTACCGCGCCGGAACTCGCTGGGTTCTCGATGCCGTTGCTAACATCAACGACACCCCAGAATTGCGCCAATGGGCCAATAGCCAAGACTTGCGAGGGATTCTGCGTAACCGGGACCTCAACCCTCCCCTCGAACAGGGCCATAAACCCCTCGAAATCATCATCGCCACCTCCGGCAAAGCCCTAATTTTGGCCCAGACGGAAGAGAACGCCAAAGACCTGATTCGCCAAGTCACCCAACGGGCCCTCCAAGACGCCCCAGGCCTCAACCTCTCCGGGGTGTTCGTCCAAGTCCAGGACTGGGACAAAGACAAAAGCCTCGACGACGCCATCCGCCAAGTCCACAAAACCTTTGAAGAAACCCAACCCTATCGTCCCACCCCAGAGGCCCGCTTCCTGAGACTGCCCATCATCGCCGACTGTGCCTTCAGTGGCTTACCCGCCTCCCACCTCGAACGCACCCCCGACAACGACCAAGTCCCCATCTCCCAAGTCAGCGCCAGCAAACGTGAAGCCGCCGAAGCCGGAATCCGTCGCCTCCATCAAATCCCCTCGGAAAAGACGACCCCGAAGCTAATTCACAAGATCAATGAACTCGAAGGAGAGGTAGGCTGGTTAGCCATTGTCCACGCCGACGGAAATGGCCTCGGACAAATTTTCCTCAACTTCGCCAATTGTTTGGGGACGGCCCAATCCAATCGAGAGTATATCAGTGCCTACCGAGAGTTTTCCTTAGAATTGGACGAATGCACAGAAGCCGCCTTTGAGAAAGCGGTTCAGGCGGCCTTTGACAAAGATGACGACGGAAGTACAGCCGTTCCCCTGGTTCCTCTGATTGTCGGCGGCGATGACTTGACTGTCGTTTGTGATGGAGAGATAGCCCTAACATTCACCCAGGTCTTTCTAACCCAGTTTGAAGCCGAAACCGAACAGAAACCGGTCATCGCCAAAATTGCCGAAGAACAATTCGGCGTCGGCCGCCTCTCCGCCTGTGCCGGAATTGCCATTATCAAACCCCATTTCCCCTTCTCCGTTGCCTACGAACTGGCTGAAAGCCTGATTAAATCCGCAAAATCCGTTAAACAGACTGTTACCAAACCTGAACCCGACTCCAAACCCAAGACACCCTTCCCCTGTTCTGCGATCGACTTCCATATCCTCTATGACAGCACCCAAATCGACTTTGACCGGATTCGCCGCAACCTCCAGCCCGAAACCACCACCTATCTCTATAACCGTCCCTACGTCGTCACCGAGTTAGACAAACTCGAGTCCGCCCAGGGTTATGAGTGGGCTAAGCAGCATGACTGGAATCGGTTATGCAAGCGTATAAACCTCCTCAAGTCCGACGATGAAGGAGACAGCGCCAAACTCCCCAGCAGCCAAGCCCACGCCCTGCGAACCGCCCTATTCCTCGGTCGAGACGCCGCCAACGCCCAATATGCCCTAATTAAGCAACGCTATCCCCTGACGCCCTTTGCCGAAGATGACGACAAAACATCGTTGTTTTACCAAACCAAAGAGGAGAACAAAATCAGGTTCCACACCACCTTTCTCGACGCCCTCGACGCCAAAGACTTTCTCTAATTGTTTGCCCAGGATGATGTCAAAGCGATGCGTTCCGGCAAGTTTTAACCGAGTCGTCGAAGCCCAATCTTAACCAATGCCGGAACACATCCTACCGCTGTTCCCTGTTCCCTGTTCCCTGTTCCCTTCTTAACCCATGATTCCCTTCTCCCTCACCATCACCATGCACAGCGACTGGCACGTCGGATCTGGAACCGGACGGGCCGAACTCGACAGCATTGTGCAACGCGACGCCGAT contains these protein-coding regions:
- the cas6 gene encoding CRISPR-associated endoribonuclease Cas6 is translated as MGVTAPPWKPTSELVGLDFNLDPQDTANLFPQYAIGLHAWFLDCVRQTQPDLSAKLHDSPEEKAFTLSPLLGEVPVIGRQLHIQQHQAYHWRLTLFSTPLVTWAQTWLTRLPKTLDLRCLRFNLRSPQLSLAPTTYAQLYQTPPQRRLALSFVSPTSFRHRGHHLPLPNPVNLFHSYLRRWNDFSGIFIEPDPFLDWIDSHVSLSRHDIQSSKIAAGKRGSVTGFTGSIELTLAAAGARQNPDFAQLFTALIHYAPYCGTGHKTTFGLGQTRLGWQQSQSAPPPVQVQLGDRIAEISDQLLSQQKRPEGDRARHVCQTRATILARREFGESLTAIAQDLEMPYETVKTYAKLARRSLNAPSNPEKT